From one Mya arenaria isolate MELC-2E11 chromosome 4, ASM2691426v1 genomic stretch:
- the LOC128231249 gene encoding inactive hydroxysteroid dehydrogenase-like protein 1 isoform X4: MAAVDRFDYLLREILNTCGDIRDVFALLGVLYSARKVYNIVSKICSCLNMHLFSKLSSQCDLSEKFGQWAVVTGSSEGIGRAYARELASRGMNLVLISKPENRLYSAAKQIEDDYHVKTSCVAVDFSIGRDTYNFIWDSIKDKDIGILVNNVGVMYDYPQQFLDVPEERLWQIVNINVAAATMMTHMILPQMVERGRGAVVIVSSGACTQITPMMTVYAGTKSFLDYFAQGLRYEYQDKGIVIQSLRPFYVNTKMTRYSKTLTSHSFLVPTAEVYAGHAVATLGHSGRTAGYWPHTLQMWLFEAIPEWLWMWGAMRLNQALQRQALDRLDKKDRIKSSDSMNTISETLLNTSKKVS, encoded by the exons ATGGCTGCCGTTGACCGGTTTGACTACCTTCTGCGAGAGATTCTGAACACTTGTGGCGATATTCGAGATGTTTTTGCTCTTCTTGGCGTTCTATATTCAGCAAGAAAAGTTTACAATATTGTATCAAAAATATGCAGTTGTTTAAATATGCATCTGTTCTCTAAACTCTCTAGTCAATGTGACTTATCAGAGAAGTTTGGGCAATGGGCAG TTGTGACTGGAAGCAGTGAAGGCATTGGTCGGGCTTATGCTCGAGAGTTAGCTAGTCGGGGAATGAATCTCGTCCTAATCAGTAAACCTGAAAATAGACTTTATAGTGCAGCAAAACAAATAG AGGATGATTACCATGTGAAGACAAGTTGTGTTGCTGTAGATTTCTCCATCGGCAGGGATACATACAACTTTATTTGGGATAGCATCAAAGATAAGGATATTGGAATTTTAG TGAACAATGTAGGTGTGATGTATGACTACCCCCAGCAGTTTCTGGATGTCCCTGAAGAG AGATTGTGGCAAATAGTGAATATAAATGTGGCAGCAGCAACAATG ATGACACATATGATTTTACCGCAAATGGTTGAAAG AGGGCGTGGAGCAGTGGTGATAGTCTCATCAGGAGCCTGTACACAGATTACACCCATGATGACTGTGTATGCTGGAACTAAG agttTCTTAGATTATTTTGCCCAAGGCTTGCGATATGAATATCAAGACAAAGGCATTGTGATACAATCCCTTCGTCCTTTCTATGTGAACACAAAAATGACCCGCTACAGTAAGACTTTGACCAGCCACAGTTTCTTAGTGCCAACAGCTGAGGTGTATGCTGGGCACGCTGTTGCAACTCTTGGTCACAGCGGGAGAACCGCCGGCTACTGGCCACATACATTGCAG ATGTGGTTGTTTGAGGCGATCCCAGAGTGGCTGTGGATGTGGGGAGCCATGAGGCTGAACCAGGCCCTGCAGCGCCAGGCCCTTGACCGTCTGGACAAGAAGGATCGCATCAAGTCCTCCGACAGCATGAACACAATATCAGAGACCTTACTAAATA
- the LOC128231249 gene encoding inactive hydroxysteroid dehydrogenase-like protein 1 isoform X3 yields MAAVDRFDYLLREILNTCGDIRDVFALLGVLYSARKVYNIVSKICSCLNMHLFSKLSSQCDLSEKFGQWAVVTGASEGIGNAYARELAKRKVNIILISRSREKLNKAAKSIEDDYHVKTSCVAVDFSIGRDTYNFIWDSIKDKDIGILVNNVGVMYDYPQQFLDVPEERLWQIVNINVAAATMMTHMILPQMVERGRGAVVIVSSGACTQITPMMTVYAGTKSFLDYFAQGLRYEYQDKGIVIQSLRPFYVNTKMTRYSKTLTSHSFLVPTAEVYAGHAVATLGHSGRTAGYWPHTLQMWLFEAIPEWLWMWGAMRLNQALQRQALDRLDKKDRIKSSDSMNTISETLLNTSKKVS; encoded by the exons ATGGCTGCCGTTGACCGGTTTGACTACCTTCTGCGAGAGATTCTGAACACTTGTGGCGATATTCGAGATGTTTTTGCTCTTCTTGGCGTTCTATATTCAGCAAGAAAAGTTTACAATATTGTATCAAAAATATGCAGTTGTTTAAATATGCATCTGTTCTCTAAACTCTCTAGTCAATGTGACTTATCAGAGAAGTTTGGGCAATGGGCAG TTGTAACAGGAGCCAGTGAAGGAATTGGAAATGCATATGCCAGAGAACTCGCCAAACGCAAAGtcaatattattcttattaGTAGAAGCAGGGAAAAATTAAACAAGGCTGCAAAATCCATAG AGGATGATTACCATGTGAAGACAAGTTGTGTTGCTGTAGATTTCTCCATCGGCAGGGATACATACAACTTTATTTGGGATAGCATCAAAGATAAGGATATTGGAATTTTAG TGAACAATGTAGGTGTGATGTATGACTACCCCCAGCAGTTTCTGGATGTCCCTGAAGAG AGATTGTGGCAAATAGTGAATATAAATGTGGCAGCAGCAACAATG ATGACACATATGATTTTACCGCAAATGGTTGAAAG AGGGCGTGGAGCAGTGGTGATAGTCTCATCAGGAGCCTGTACACAGATTACACCCATGATGACTGTGTATGCTGGAACTAAG agttTCTTAGATTATTTTGCCCAAGGCTTGCGATATGAATATCAAGACAAAGGCATTGTGATACAATCCCTTCGTCCTTTCTATGTGAACACAAAAATGACCCGCTACAGTAAGACTTTGACCAGCCACAGTTTCTTAGTGCCAACAGCTGAGGTGTATGCTGGGCACGCTGTTGCAACTCTTGGTCACAGCGGGAGAACCGCCGGCTACTGGCCACATACATTGCAG ATGTGGTTGTTTGAGGCGATCCCAGAGTGGCTGTGGATGTGGGGAGCCATGAGGCTGAACCAGGCCCTGCAGCGCCAGGCCCTTGACCGTCTGGACAAGAAGGATCGCATCAAGTCCTCCGACAGCATGAACACAATATCAGAGACCTTACTAAATA